GGTAAGATAGGATTTAGCAACAAAATTCTATCACCAGCGAGGTGAAATAATTATGACACAAGGCATTCTTAATTTCCAGTATCAGGCGGAGCCATCTACGACTGGTATGACAGGGTTAGCAGGGTTGCCAGCTTACCTGGAATTGGCGGTGGCTTCAGGTTTGATTGATTCTATCCGGCGACATATGAGAGTATGTGCCGAGCAGACCCAAGGGTGGACGGACGATCAGATTGTTATGTCTTTGATAATGCTGAATATAGCAGGTGGGGATTGTGTGGATGATTTACGAATTCTGGAGAAGGATGAGGGCTTTGCCCGGGTGCTCCGTCGGGCAGAACTGCATGGTCTGCTGCGTAAGGAGAGAAGGGAGCAGGAACGACGGTGGCAGAAGGAGCGGAAGCGTGCTGTACCCTCCCAACCCCCGGTCTTCCGCTACCTGGAGGCATTCAGTGACCCTGTAGAGGAGGCAAAGCGAGGTGTTGGATATGCCTTTATACCGGCGCTGAACGAGCATCTACAGGCTCTGAGTAGAGTAAATGAGGACTTGCTGCGCTTTGCACAACGGAGGTCACCACAACGGGAGGCCACCTTGGAACAGGATGCCAGCCTGGTAGAGACATACAAACGTGATGCGTTATTTTCCTACCAGGGATATAAGGCTTATCAGCCGTTGACCACCCGCTGGGCGGAGCAGGACATGATAGTCCATTCGGAGTTCCGGGATGGAAATGTCCCCGCCGGATTCGGGAACCTGCGGGTACTACAACAAACACTGGCAGCGCTGCCGGATGGCGTAGTAAAGGTTTATTACCGGAGCGATACAGCCAGCTATGAGCACAAATTGTTGAC
This region of Deltaproteobacteria bacterium genomic DNA includes:
- a CDS encoding IS1380 family transposase, encoding MTQGILNFQYQAEPSTTGMTGLAGLPAYLELAVASGLIDSIRRHMRVCAEQTQGWTDDQIVMSLIMLNIAGGDCVDDLRILEKDEGFARVLRRAELHGLLRKERREQERRWQKERKRAVPSQPPVFRYLEAFSDPVEEAKRGVGYAFIPALNEHLQALSRVNEDLLRFAQRRSPQREATLEQDASLVETYKRDALFSYQGYKAYQPLTTRWAEQDMIVHSEFRDGNVPAGFGNLRVLQQTLAALPDGVVKVYYRSDTASYEHKLLTYCAEGKNERFGVIEFAVGVDVTLEFKRAVAKVEEKNWHPLEKESNGELVKACPEHSEGTEQEWAEVNFVPSWAGYKKDGPEYRFLAIRELLQQRELPGLDSPQLPFPTLDIGEVRYKLFGVVTNRDLPGDKVIHWSRARCGKGEEMHSVLKEDLAGGQLPSSRFGANAAWWAISVLSFNLNSLMKHLVLPQGWATKRLKAVRFGLIHLAGRVTTHARQLIIRLSANHPAYKLLLEVRQRIEDLWRHSEMVAASRSP